In one window of Skermanella rosea DNA:
- the asnB gene encoding asparagine synthase (glutamine-hydrolyzing) — translation MCGICGFVEPSGRRAPASLVRAMADALAHRGPDGDGVWTDEEAGVAFGHRRLAIVDLSPLGRQPMESADGRLVLTFNGEIYNYRDLRAELEAGGIRLRGQSDTEVLVEACAAWGVGPTVRRLIGIFAFALWDKAARRLTLVRDQLGVKPLYWGRTGSGAGAGEGVMFASELKALRVHPGWSPELDRGALASYLRFSYVPAPHTIYRGVAKLPAGSMLTWEPGTEPRTERYWDMRAIARVPPRERDPASAIDALEALLGDAVGRQMVADVPLGAFLSGGIDSSTVAALMQARSGRPVRTFSIGFDAAGYDEAVHAKAVAGHLGTDHAELYVGRDHARDVIPRLPDLFDEPFADSSQIPTYLVSEMTRRHVTVALSGDGGDELFAGYHRYLWADAARRRLDRLPRSLRGVAAAALSGPSESAWDRGFGLLPRAFRPDRAGDRLHKLAALLAASGPDEVYRGLLSHWDPAEIVRGADEPRGILWDGSVAGEIPDFLRRMQFLDTVTYLPDDILAKVDRASMAVGLEARVPLLDHRVVEFAAGLPASLKVRDGQGKWLLRQVLYRHVPRELVERPKMGFSVPLGDWLRGPLRDWAEDLLDGRRLDEDVVLDPGPVRRRWAEHLSGTHDHGDRLWGVLMFQAWRRRWLGPGSDRAGEADPAPRPHRAAVG, via the coding sequence GTGTGTGGCATCTGCGGTTTCGTCGAACCTTCCGGCCGCCGGGCGCCGGCATCCCTGGTGCGCGCGATGGCGGATGCCCTGGCCCACCGCGGCCCGGACGGCGACGGCGTCTGGACCGACGAGGAGGCGGGCGTCGCGTTCGGCCATCGGCGGCTCGCGATCGTCGACCTGTCGCCCCTGGGGCGCCAGCCCATGGAATCGGCCGACGGCCGGCTGGTGCTGACCTTCAACGGGGAGATCTACAACTACCGGGACCTGCGTGCCGAACTGGAAGCCGGCGGGATCCGCCTGCGCGGCCAGTCCGACACCGAGGTGCTGGTCGAGGCCTGCGCCGCCTGGGGCGTCGGCCCGACGGTGCGGCGGCTGATCGGCATCTTCGCCTTCGCCCTGTGGGACAAGGCCGCCCGGCGCCTGACGCTGGTCCGCGACCAACTCGGCGTCAAGCCGCTCTACTGGGGCCGGACCGGGAGCGGGGCCGGGGCCGGGGAAGGCGTGATGTTCGCGTCCGAACTGAAGGCGCTGCGGGTGCATCCGGGCTGGTCGCCCGAACTGGACCGCGGCGCGCTGGCCTCCTACCTGCGCTTCAGCTACGTTCCCGCGCCGCACACGATCTACCGCGGCGTGGCCAAGCTTCCCGCCGGCTCGATGCTGACCTGGGAACCGGGGACCGAGCCCCGCACCGAACGCTACTGGGACATGCGGGCGATAGCGCGGGTTCCGCCGCGCGAACGCGATCCGGCGTCGGCGATCGACGCGCTGGAGGCGCTGCTGGGCGACGCCGTCGGCCGGCAGATGGTCGCCGACGTGCCGCTCGGCGCCTTCCTCTCCGGCGGGATCGACAGCTCGACCGTGGCGGCGCTGATGCAGGCCCGGAGCGGCCGGCCGGTGCGGACCTTCTCGATAGGGTTCGACGCGGCGGGCTATGACGAGGCGGTCCACGCGAAGGCGGTCGCCGGACACCTGGGCACCGACCACGCCGAGCTCTATGTCGGCCGCGACCACGCCCGCGACGTGATCCCCCGGCTGCCCGACCTGTTCGACGAGCCTTTCGCCGACAGCTCCCAGATCCCCACATACCTGGTCTCGGAAATGACCCGCCGCCACGTCACCGTGGCGCTGTCGGGCGACGGCGGCGACGAGCTGTTCGCGGGCTACCACCGCTATTTATGGGCGGACGCGGCGCGCCGGCGGCTGGACCGCCTTCCCCGGAGCCTGCGCGGGGTCGCGGCGGCGGCGCTCTCGGGACCGTCGGAAAGTGCCTGGGACCGCGGGTTCGGCCTGCTTCCGCGCGCGTTCCGGCCGGACCGCGCGGGCGATCGCCTGCACAAGCTGGCGGCGCTGCTCGCGGCGTCGGGACCGGACGAGGTCTATCGTGGCCTGCTGTCCCACTGGGACCCGGCGGAGATCGTCAGGGGGGCGGACGAGCCGCGCGGCATCCTGTGGGACGGCTCGGTCGCCGGCGAGATCCCTGACTTTCTCCGGCGCATGCAGTTCCTCGACACGGTGACCTATCTTCCGGACGACATCCTGGCGAAGGTGGACCGGGCCAGCATGGCGGTCGGGCTGGAGGCGCGGGTGCCGCTGCTCGACCATCGCGTGGTCGAGTTCGCCGCCGGCCTGCCGGCCTCGCTCAAGGTGCGCGACGGACAGGGCAAGTGGCTGCTCCGCCAGGTGCTCTACCGCCACGTCCCCCGGGAGCTGGTGGAGCGGCCGAAGATGGGCTTCAGCGTGCCGCTCGGCGACTGGCTGCGCGGCCCCCTGCGCGACTGGGCCGAGGATCTGCTGGACGGGCGGCGGCTGGACGAGGACGTCGTGCTCGATCCGGGGCCGGTCCGCCGCCGCTGGGCGGAGCACCTGTCGGGCACGCACGACCACGGCGACAGGCTGTGGGGCGTGCTCATGTTCCAGGCATGGCGGCGGCGCTGGCTCGGCCCTGGCTCCGACCGGGCCGGGGAGGCCGATCCGGCGCCCCGGCCGCATCGGGCGGCAGTCGGGTGA
- a CDS encoding glycosyltransferase family 4 protein, translating into MEVARELSRRDEFNLHLSVSRNCDLYREIKALGLPGFDVDTYCDVGSAVMALSRLPQVRRQFREYLEKHEIDVVLCTMQHLWNPFMLPAIRRAGARYVVTIHDAALHPGERFLPYQWWLDWEIRQADGYVVLSDHVGSVLRTRHRTAADRIAVAPCGPFNQFIDAGRACRPAGEIRAPRRLLFFGRIIAYKGLDLLLDAYGRLKADHPDLSLAIYGDGDISPYRAALERLADVTVENRYIGEEELHGILEEADLVVLPYREASQSGVLVLAEAAGLPVVGTPAGALVEQIVPGVNGLIAAGISGEELAASIGRLLDDPALYHRCVQGIARNAEDRWSEAGDRISRFLLGAGASASPAPRYNAVPAPGTESRLPLRRQAR; encoded by the coding sequence TTGGAAGTTGCCCGTGAACTGTCTCGGCGGGACGAGTTCAACCTGCACCTGTCGGTTTCCCGCAATTGCGATCTCTACCGCGAGATCAAGGCGTTGGGGCTCCCGGGGTTCGACGTGGACACCTATTGCGATGTCGGATCGGCGGTCATGGCGCTGTCGCGCCTTCCGCAGGTCAGGCGGCAGTTCAGGGAATACTTGGAAAAACACGAGATCGACGTCGTCCTGTGCACCATGCAGCACCTGTGGAACCCCTTCATGCTGCCGGCGATCCGCCGGGCCGGCGCGCGCTACGTCGTGACGATCCACGACGCGGCACTCCATCCGGGCGAGCGGTTCCTGCCGTACCAGTGGTGGCTGGACTGGGAGATCCGCCAGGCCGACGGGTACGTGGTGCTGAGCGACCATGTCGGCAGCGTCCTGCGCACTCGCCACCGCACCGCGGCCGACCGGATCGCCGTGGCCCCCTGCGGCCCGTTCAACCAGTTCATCGACGCCGGGCGGGCCTGCCGGCCGGCGGGCGAGATCCGGGCGCCCCGGCGGCTGCTCTTCTTCGGCCGGATCATCGCCTACAAGGGCCTCGACCTTCTGCTCGACGCCTACGGCCGGCTCAAGGCCGACCATCCCGACCTCAGCCTGGCCATCTACGGCGACGGCGACATCTCGCCGTACCGGGCCGCCCTGGAAAGGCTGGCGGACGTGACCGTGGAGAACCGTTACATCGGGGAGGAGGAGTTGCATGGCATCCTGGAGGAGGCCGACCTCGTCGTCCTGCCCTACCGGGAGGCCAGCCAGTCCGGAGTCCTGGTCCTGGCCGAGGCGGCCGGCCTGCCGGTGGTCGGGACGCCGGCCGGCGCGCTGGTCGAGCAGATCGTCCCCGGCGTCAACGGCCTGATCGCGGCCGGCATCAGCGGAGAGGAGCTGGCGGCGTCGATCGGTCGTCTGCTGGACGATCCCGCCCTCTATCACCGCTGCGTCCAGGGCATCGCCCGGAACGCCGAGGACCGATGGTCGGAAGCCGGCGACCGCATCTCCCGCTTCCTGCTGGGGGCGGGCGCGTCGGCCTCTCCGGCACCCCGTTACAACGCCGTTCCGGCCCCCGGGACGGAAAGCCGCCTGCCGCTCCGCCGGCAGGCGCGCTGA
- a CDS encoding glycosyltransferase family 4 protein yields MTVSPRKTVRSLWRSMPPGLRRSLLFGTTRLAAPIARLPGPPPAEPVVVVGPISSATGLGEGARLCMRALRAQGLDVRGFDVSQVMLGGDPAEPIDPGAAVAPGPGTVILHVNAPLAPLALLMLGRAAIKAKRIIGYFAWELPDLPADWIAALAHVHEIWVPSRFTADAFRRHTDRPVRIVAHPVAAPGRLRPAGDRAGAPFTVLTPFNMASGFTRKNPVAAVQAFKLAFGPADEARLILKTHHVPAYPAGRDQLAEAIDGDPRISVLDGTLDRTELDALIAGSDAVMLLHRSEGFGLPLAEAMGHGVPVVATNWSGNTDFMDFDNSCPVSYWLVPAVDPQGSYHYADQVWAEPSVEYAARQLRLLAESPDARVRLGVAATATIRRRCSSETYAETLGSLLLTGAEV; encoded by the coding sequence ATGACGGTATCCCCCCGGAAGACCGTGCGCTCGCTGTGGCGGAGCATGCCGCCGGGCCTGCGCCGGTCGCTGCTGTTCGGCACCACCCGGCTGGCCGCTCCCATCGCACGGCTGCCCGGCCCGCCGCCGGCCGAACCGGTCGTCGTCGTGGGGCCGATCTCCAGCGCCACCGGCCTCGGGGAAGGGGCGCGGCTCTGCATGCGTGCGCTCCGCGCCCAGGGGCTGGACGTACGCGGCTTCGACGTCAGCCAGGTCATGCTCGGCGGCGATCCCGCGGAGCCCATCGACCCCGGCGCCGCGGTCGCACCGGGGCCGGGCACCGTGATCCTGCACGTCAACGCGCCGCTGGCGCCGCTGGCCCTGCTGATGCTGGGACGGGCGGCGATCAAGGCCAAGCGGATCATCGGCTATTTCGCCTGGGAGCTGCCCGACCTGCCGGCCGACTGGATCGCCGCCCTGGCGCATGTCCACGAGATCTGGGTTCCCAGCCGGTTCACCGCCGACGCGTTCCGGCGGCACACCGACCGTCCGGTGCGGATCGTGGCCCATCCGGTCGCGGCGCCGGGCCGCCTCCGGCCGGCTGGCGATCGGGCCGGCGCGCCCTTCACGGTGCTCACCCCGTTCAACATGGCGTCCGGCTTCACCCGGAAGAACCCGGTGGCGGCGGTCCAGGCGTTCAAGCTGGCCTTCGGGCCGGCCGACGAGGCGCGGTTGATCCTGAAGACGCACCATGTCCCGGCCTATCCGGCCGGCCGCGACCAGCTGGCCGAGGCGATCGACGGCGATCCTCGCATCAGCGTCCTGGATGGCACGCTGGACCGGACTGAGCTGGACGCGCTGATCGCCGGCAGCGACGCCGTGATGCTGCTCCACCGGTCCGAGGGATTCGGCCTGCCGCTCGCGGAGGCGATGGGACACGGCGTGCCGGTCGTCGCCACGAACTGGTCGGGCAACACGGACTTCATGGATTTCGACAATTCCTGCCCGGTTTCCTACTGGCTGGTGCCGGCTGTCGACCCTCAGGGAAGCTACCACTACGCCGACCAGGTCTGGGCCGAACCCTCGGTGGAGTACGCCGCCCGGCAGTTGCGCCTTCTGGCGGAAAGCCCGGACGCCCGCGTCCGGCTGGGCGTTGCCGCCACCGCGACGATCCGCCGGCGCTGCTCGTCCGAGACCTATGCCGAGACCCTGGGCTCCCTCCTGCTGACCGGCGCAGAGGTCTAG
- a CDS encoding ABC transporter permease, with protein MNAVITKIPFAEPLWRYRAFIWSAATREMRLQSMNSVLGWLWPVLNAAALILLYMTLFVEVLKSRLPGSDDSMSYAIYLCVGIITWTYFSNTILRSLNIFGENAMLLKKAGFPKITLPIIVIVSQGVQFAIMLGVFAVLLIVTGRIPGWALLGMIPLLVLQQAIAISLGMLLGTLNVFFRDVGQAIGIVLTFWFWLTPIVYPLSILPPAVASFVTNWNPMTRIITGYHDIALNNALPDPAAYIGHVVLAAALFALAYFCFKRLYSAVQDYL; from the coding sequence ATGAATGCTGTGATCACGAAAATTCCCTTTGCGGAACCGCTGTGGCGCTATCGGGCCTTCATCTGGAGCGCAGCCACGCGCGAGATGCGCCTGCAGTCGATGAACTCGGTCCTCGGCTGGCTGTGGCCGGTGCTGAACGCGGCGGCCCTCATCCTGCTGTACATGACGCTGTTCGTCGAGGTGCTGAAAAGCAGGCTGCCGGGTTCCGACGACAGCATGTCCTATGCGATCTACCTGTGCGTCGGCATCATCACCTGGACCTACTTCTCCAACACCATCCTGCGCTCGCTGAACATCTTCGGCGAGAACGCCATGCTGCTGAAGAAGGCGGGATTCCCGAAGATCACGCTGCCGATCATCGTGATCGTGTCCCAGGGCGTCCAGTTCGCGATCATGCTGGGGGTCTTCGCCGTCCTGCTGATCGTGACCGGCCGGATCCCGGGATGGGCCCTGCTGGGCATGATCCCGCTGCTGGTCCTGCAGCAGGCCATCGCGATCTCGCTCGGCATGCTGCTCGGCACGCTCAACGTCTTCTTCAGGGACGTCGGGCAGGCGATCGGCATCGTGCTGACCTTCTGGTTCTGGCTGACCCCCATCGTCTATCCGCTGTCGATCCTGCCCCCGGCGGTCGCCTCGTTCGTCACGAACTGGAACCCGATGACCCGGATCATCACCGGATACCACGACATCGCGCTCAACAACGCCCTGCCGGACCCGGCCGCCTATATCGGCCACGTGGTGCTGGCGGCGGCGCTGTTCGCGCTGGCCTATTTCTGCTTCAAGCGTCTGTACAGCGCGGTCCAGGACTATCTTTGA
- a CDS encoding ABC transporter ATP-binding protein → MPLISIRNITKKYHTFASDWDRFVEAITNGRIRRRHEHWILKGVSLEAEPGESIGIIGYNGAGKSTLLKIVLGVSTPDSGTVAINGRVAGLLELGVGFHPEFTGRENATISCQLLGLDPAEIPPLVEEIKRFSELEDYFDEPMRTYSTGMQMRLAFSASTAVRPEILVVDEALAVGDAYFQHKSMARIRRFREAGTTLFLVSHDPTAIKNLCDRALILEEGVVIRDGRPDEVLDYYQAMVNRRKKDEEIRQFSNDGVVVTRSGDARMEISAIQILDMDGRPGRVFKTGETARIRQTITCNDPDVRPNVGIMIRDRLGNHIYGTNTHLKKVTIDDRFEVGTRFHVDFDVELRLGAGSYNVSVAVVDDALHSSHLDWIDQAVVFQVMPDGVPDYAGLTPLPARLSYGRGSGIESGAGGEQLGADRVEAGD, encoded by the coding sequence ATGCCCCTGATCAGCATCCGGAACATCACCAAGAAGTACCATACCTTCGCCAGCGACTGGGACCGCTTCGTCGAGGCGATCACCAACGGCAGGATCCGGCGGCGCCACGAGCACTGGATCCTGAAGGGGGTCTCGCTGGAGGCGGAGCCCGGGGAGTCGATCGGCATCATCGGCTACAACGGCGCCGGCAAGAGCACCCTGCTCAAGATCGTCCTGGGAGTCTCGACGCCCGACAGCGGCACCGTCGCGATCAACGGCCGGGTCGCCGGGCTGCTGGAATTGGGCGTCGGCTTCCATCCCGAATTCACAGGCCGGGAGAACGCGACGATCAGCTGCCAGCTCCTCGGCCTCGACCCGGCGGAGATCCCGCCGCTGGTCGAGGAGATCAAGCGCTTCTCGGAGCTGGAGGACTATTTCGACGAGCCGATGCGGACATATTCCACCGGCATGCAGATGCGCCTCGCCTTCAGCGCGTCGACCGCGGTCCGCCCGGAGATCCTGGTGGTCGACGAGGCCCTGGCGGTCGGCGACGCCTATTTCCAGCACAAGTCGATGGCGCGGATCCGGCGCTTCCGCGAGGCGGGGACGACCCTCTTCCTCGTCTCCCACGATCCGACCGCGATCAAGAACCTGTGCGACCGGGCCCTGATCCTCGAGGAGGGGGTGGTGATCCGCGACGGCCGGCCGGACGAGGTCCTGGACTACTACCAGGCCATGGTCAACCGGCGGAAGAAGGACGAGGAGATCCGCCAGTTCAGCAACGACGGCGTCGTCGTCACCCGCAGCGGCGACGCCCGGATGGAAATCTCCGCCATCCAGATCCTGGACATGGACGGAAGGCCCGGCCGGGTCTTCAAGACGGGGGAGACCGCCCGCATCCGGCAGACCATCACCTGCAACGATCCCGACGTCCGGCCCAATGTCGGCATCATGATCCGCGACCGGCTGGGCAACCATATCTACGGCACCAATACCCATCTGAAGAAGGTCACGATCGACGACCGCTTCGAGGTCGGAACGCGGTTCCACGTGGATTTCGACGTCGAGCTCCGGCTGGGCGCCGGGTCGTACAACGTCTCCGTAGCCGTGGTCGACGACGCCCTGCACAGCAGCCATCTCGACTGGATCGACCAGGCGGTCGTCTTCCAGGTCATGCCCGACGGCGTGCCCGACTACGCGGGCCTGACGCCGCTGCCGGCCCGCCTCTCCTATGGCCGTGGCTCCGGGATCGAATCGGGAGCCGGGGGCGAGCAGCTCGGTGCCGACCGGGTGGAGGCGGGAGACTGA
- a CDS encoding FkbM family methyltransferase translates to MTFISYAQNYEDIMLFRALRGVEQGFYVDVGANSPDEHSVTRAFYERGWRGINIEPVLEFHRQLLEARPRDVNLPIAIADRTGFIEFHDVAGTGLSTINPKIAENHRAAGYQVTRRSVVVETLDEVFRKYVSGEVHFLKIDVEGLEGSVLRGLSLEEIRPWIIVVEATEVLSQVQSHASWEPRLKERGYSFVYFDGLNRFYVADEHADLAGSFESPPNVFDDWMRITDRQAHDRANVLSAKLEEERESYRSELEILKAQVEEWKTRAEAAQAAEAARRAEEAARRAEDESRRLELEARLGELMRALDEAAAAGARASEREARLLDQMADLSVQAAGLRTGIVALREGMENSVQAETAALRHRLAELEHASFLAKLELDSVLASSSWRITAPMRGVKMAAAALARSMGDAGGSRPGPSLVSRAAHWSARQPVLKRAAVAVLARSPALERKVRSLVAPPPGVPATAVADIPPPRRPDRSGPAIVSRSPSPAEAIVETAFRRALARAR, encoded by the coding sequence ATGACCTTTATCTCCTACGCCCAGAACTACGAAGACATCATGCTGTTCCGCGCCCTGCGCGGCGTGGAGCAGGGCTTCTATGTCGATGTCGGCGCCAACAGCCCGGACGAGCATTCCGTGACCCGCGCCTTCTACGAGCGCGGGTGGCGGGGCATCAATATCGAGCCGGTCCTGGAATTCCACCGGCAGTTGCTGGAGGCGCGTCCGCGCGACGTCAACCTGCCGATCGCCATCGCGGACCGGACCGGGTTCATCGAGTTCCACGACGTGGCCGGCACCGGCCTCTCCACGATAAACCCGAAGATCGCCGAAAATCATCGTGCCGCGGGTTATCAGGTCACCAGGCGCAGCGTCGTGGTCGAGACGCTCGACGAGGTGTTCCGGAAGTATGTCAGCGGCGAGGTCCATTTCCTCAAGATCGACGTCGAGGGACTTGAGGGGTCGGTCCTGCGGGGGCTTTCCCTCGAGGAGATCCGGCCCTGGATCATCGTGGTCGAGGCGACGGAAGTCCTGAGCCAGGTGCAGAGCCATGCATCCTGGGAGCCCCGTCTGAAGGAGCGGGGCTACTCCTTCGTCTATTTCGACGGCCTCAACCGCTTCTACGTGGCGGACGAGCATGCCGATCTGGCCGGTTCCTTCGAGAGCCCGCCCAACGTCTTCGACGACTGGATGCGGATCACCGACCGCCAGGCGCACGACCGGGCCAACGTGCTCTCCGCCAAGCTGGAAGAGGAGCGGGAGTCATACAGGAGCGAACTGGAGATCCTGAAGGCCCAGGTCGAGGAATGGAAGACCCGGGCCGAGGCCGCCCAGGCCGCCGAAGCCGCCAGGCGCGCGGAGGAAGCGGCTCGCAGGGCCGAGGACGAGTCGCGGCGGCTGGAGCTGGAGGCGCGCCTGGGCGAGCTGATGCGTGCTCTCGATGAGGCTGCCGCGGCCGGGGCCCGGGCGTCCGAGCGGGAGGCGAGGCTGCTCGACCAGATGGCGGACCTGTCCGTCCAGGCCGCCGGATTGAGGACCGGCATCGTGGCCCTGCGGGAAGGAATGGAGAATTCGGTGCAGGCCGAGACGGCCGCGCTGAGGCACCGGCTGGCCGAGCTGGAGCACGCCTCTTTCCTGGCCAAGCTGGAACTGGACTCGGTCCTGGCCAGCTCCTCCTGGCGCATCACGGCGCCGATGCGGGGGGTCAAGATGGCCGCCGCGGCCCTCGCCAGGTCCATGGGGGACGCCGGGGGCTCCCGGCCGGGTCCCTCCCTGGTCAGCCGCGCGGCCCATTGGTCGGCGCGCCAACCCGTGCTCAAGCGCGCCGCGGTGGCCGTCCTGGCGAGGAGTCCCGCGCTGGAGCGCAAGGTCCGTTCCCTCGTGGCGCCGCCGCCGGGGGTGCCGGCGACCGCCGTGGCCGACATTCCGCCGCCGCGCCGGCCGGACCGCTCCGGCCCCGCCATCGTCTCCCGAAGCCCGTCCCCGGCTGAAGCCATCGTCGAAACCGCTTTCCGACGCGCGCTCGCGCGCGCGCGCTGA